In one window of Photobacterium leiognathi DNA:
- a CDS encoding NupC/NupG family nucleoside CNT transporter encodes MHYLVGILGIIVIFAVGLLFSENRRAVNWRTVLGAFCVQVIFAGFILYVPIGRVVLNSVSGAVSGIIEYTNEGTEFLFGQLAQFKLGFIFAVNVLPSIVFFSALISVLYYLGVMKWVIRSIGGVLQYFLGTTRTESMSATANIFVGSVEAPLVVRPFLSRMTRSELFAVMVGGLASVAGGTMVGYAGLGVQLKYLIAASFMSAPAGLMMAKLLVPQTEGVHTMEEEDDGEEDEPVNMVDAASRGALSGLQIAMAVGASLLAVISLIALVNGGLGHIGNWLASVGQWLGFDWNGLHHLSLDMIFGYVFAPVAWLIGVPWSEATTAASLIGTKIAVNEFIAFAELMKPETIAKLSEHSQAIVTFALCGFANLTSIAMLMGGLGGIVPQRRPEIARLGMKAIFAATLANLMSATLAGLFIPLS; translated from the coding sequence ATGCATTATTTGGTCGGCATCTTAGGCATTATCGTAATCTTTGCCGTTGGTTTATTATTTTCTGAAAATCGTCGCGCGGTAAATTGGCGCACTGTATTGGGTGCATTTTGCGTGCAAGTGATCTTTGCAGGCTTTATTTTATACGTGCCTATTGGTCGTGTAGTTTTAAACAGTGTTTCTGGTGCAGTATCAGGCATCATTGAATATACTAATGAGGGTACAGAATTCCTATTTGGTCAATTAGCACAATTTAAACTAGGTTTTATTTTTGCGGTTAACGTACTCCCTTCTATCGTATTTTTCTCTGCGTTGATCTCTGTGCTTTATTACCTAGGTGTAATGAAGTGGGTGATCCGTAGTATTGGTGGTGTGTTGCAGTACTTTTTAGGTACTACACGTACAGAATCGATGTCGGCAACGGCAAATATCTTTGTTGGTTCAGTTGAAGCGCCACTGGTTGTGCGTCCATTCCTGTCTCGTATGACACGCTCTGAACTGTTTGCAGTTATGGTTGGTGGCCTAGCTTCTGTTGCTGGCGGTACTATGGTGGGTTATGCAGGTTTAGGTGTTCAGCTGAAATACCTTATTGCTGCAAGCTTTATGTCTGCACCTGCAGGTTTGATGATGGCGAAATTGCTTGTACCTCAAACTGAAGGTGTTCACACCATGGAAGAAGAAGATGACGGTGAAGAAGATGAACCAGTAAACATGGTTGATGCCGCTTCTCGTGGTGCGCTTAGCGGTTTACAAATTGCAATGGCAGTAGGTGCGAGTTTACTTGCAGTGATCAGCTTAATTGCATTAGTAAACGGTGGTCTAGGTCATATAGGTAATTGGTTAGCTTCTGTTGGTCAATGGTTAGGCTTTGATTGGAATGGTCTACATCACCTAAGCTTAGATATGATCTTTGGTTATGTCTTTGCACCTGTTGCTTGGTTAATTGGTGTGCCATGGTCTGAAGCAACAACGGCAGCAAGCTTGATCGGTACTAAGATTGCGGTTAACGAATTTATTGCATTTGCAGAGCTAATGAAGCCTGAAACCATTGCAAAACTGAGTGAGCACTCTCAAGCAATCGTGACTTTTGCTCTTTGTGGCTTTGCTAACCTAACATCTATTGCAATGTTAATGGGTGGTTTAGGCGGTATTGTTCCTCAACGTCGTCCTGAGATTGCACGTTTGGGTATGAAAGCGATTTTTGCTGCAACACTTGCAAACTTAATGAGTGCAACGTTAGCGGGTTTATTTATTCCACTTTCGTAG
- a CDS encoding LysR family transcriptional regulator gives MLKKAQQMVVFNALTKQQSFTKAAQLLEISRTQVSKLVQQLEERLGVQLVQRTTRSFALTESGRIFAKHCEKVVDEINEAESELLALGDSQQGSLRVGIAQSFASNHVAPYINEFHERHPLVNLELSLFDHRVDLIAEQLDLWIGFMDSPPEGFVARHLTNCDFVLVASPDYLAKHGVPYHPDDLKQHNCITYFSRERKDNIWNFSLKEEELQVKVTGNYRVDSADAIRDATIAGNGVGYLATYLLKDEIRHGKLIRLMPEWQLTQHMPLYAVYPRHKYLPTKVNLFIEFIREHIELGNISCQI, from the coding sequence ATGTTAAAAAAAGCGCAGCAAATGGTTGTGTTCAATGCTTTGACGAAACAGCAGAGCTTTACAAAAGCAGCACAATTGCTTGAGATTTCACGAACTCAGGTAAGTAAGTTAGTGCAACAATTAGAAGAACGTTTAGGTGTTCAATTGGTGCAGCGTACCACTCGCTCATTTGCATTAACTGAATCGGGACGTATCTTTGCAAAGCATTGTGAAAAGGTTGTTGACGAGATCAATGAAGCTGAAAGTGAGTTGTTAGCACTGGGTGATAGCCAGCAAGGTTCATTAAGGGTAGGGATCGCTCAATCTTTTGCGTCTAACCATGTTGCGCCTTACATCAATGAATTTCACGAGCGCCATCCATTAGTAAATCTTGAGTTAAGTTTGTTTGATCACCGTGTTGATCTTATTGCCGAGCAACTTGACTTGTGGATTGGCTTTATGGACTCACCGCCAGAAGGCTTTGTTGCTCGCCATCTTACTAATTGTGATTTTGTCTTAGTTGCAAGCCCTGACTACCTTGCGAAACATGGTGTGCCTTACCATCCGGATGATTTGAAACAACATAACTGTATTACCTATTTTAGCCGTGAGCGTAAGGATAATATTTGGAACTTCAGTCTGAAAGAAGAAGAGTTGCAAGTAAAGGTAACAGGGAATTATCGTGTCGATTCCGCTGATGCTATCCGTGATGCAACCATTGCAGGTAATGGGGTAGGGTATTTAGCGACATATTTATTAAAAGATGAAATTCGCCATGGGAAACTCATTCGTTTGATGCCGGAGTGGCAATTAACACAGCACATGCCTTTATATGCGGTTTATCCTCGCCATAAATATTTGCCAACAAAGGTTAATCTGTTTATTGAATTTATCCGAGAGCATATCGAATTGGGTAATATTTCCTGCCAAATATAG
- a CDS encoding phosphate ABC transporter substrate-binding protein — MKTKIIGAIALAGTMVASTAAIAGETISVVGSSSVSPLMEVFGETYAKSNDVTVEVQGPGSSAGIRAAHDGSADLGMSSRDLKTSEESPEVKEVVIARDGIAVVVNNSNPVSDLTKEQVAKIYKGEVTNWKQVGGEDKPIVVATRDTASGTRGAFEDIMSLKKKINGVKVSAISQKAQVASGNGQLKTTVANNPFAIGYISLGSVDNTVKPLAIDGHKPSVAAIKSGDYTVQRPFLVVYKEGRPSAEALKFLSWMKTADAQKIVESKGFISTH; from the coding sequence ATGAAAACAAAGATTATCGGCGCAATCGCTTTAGCAGGAACAATGGTAGCTAGCACTGCAGCAATTGCAGGCGAAACTATCTCTGTTGTAGGTTCAAGCTCTGTATCACCATTAATGGAAGTATTTGGTGAAACTTATGCTAAATCAAATGACGTAACAGTTGAGGTTCAAGGCCCAGGTTCATCAGCAGGCATCCGTGCTGCACACGATGGCTCAGCCGATCTAGGTATGTCTTCACGTGACCTTAAAACGTCTGAAGAATCACCAGAAGTGAAAGAAGTGGTTATCGCTCGTGACGGTATTGCCGTTGTAGTAAACAACAGCAACCCTGTTTCAGACTTAACGAAAGAGCAAGTTGCTAAAATCTACAAAGGTGAAGTGACAAACTGGAAACAAGTTGGCGGTGAAGATAAGCCAATCGTTGTTGCTACACGTGATACAGCATCTGGTACTCGCGGTGCATTTGAAGACATCATGAGCCTTAAGAAAAAAATCAATGGCGTGAAAGTTTCTGCAATTTCACAAAAAGCACAAGTGGCAAGTGGTAATGGTCAGCTAAAAACAACTGTTGCTAACAACCCATTTGCAATCGGCTACATCTCTCTAGGCTCTGTTGATAATACAGTTAAACCTCTAGCAATCGACGGTCACAAGCCATCAGTTGCTGCTATCAAGTCTGGTGACTACACAGTTCAACGTCCATTCCTTGTTGTTTACAAAGAAGGTCGTCCATCAGCTGAAGCGCTTAAATTCCTATCTTGGATGAAAACTGCTGACGCACAAAAAATTGTTGAAAGCAAAGGCTTCATCTCTACGCACTAA
- the pstC gene encoding phosphate ABC transporter permease subunit PstC, translated as MTIANIEKTAKKQTSLKSKKRIDWREVFFKNLFMLSAAIGILSLITIGYFIFREGYAAFAQADITGIVLGTDWLPPALYGIAPMIVASLVSTAGAVVIGVPIGVLTAIFIAEVAPKRLADLIRPMIELLAGIPSVVYGFFGLVIIVPLIQDWFNVPAGNTILAGIIVLAVMILPTVITVSETSIRAVPRAYKEGSLALGASSMFTIFKLLVPAARSGIMTGVILGVARALGETMAIIMVMGNSPAMPEGLLESARTLTANIAIEMSYATGIHASALYATGIVLLVFIMLLNGALLFLNRERAR; from the coding sequence ATGACCATCGCGAATATTGAAAAAACAGCAAAGAAGCAAACTTCGCTTAAATCAAAAAAACGCATTGATTGGCGAGAAGTTTTCTTTAAAAACCTCTTCATGCTAAGTGCCGCTATTGGCATTTTATCCCTTATCACTATCGGCTACTTTATTTTCCGTGAAGGCTATGCAGCTTTTGCTCAAGCTGATATTACAGGTATCGTTTTAGGCACAGATTGGTTACCACCAGCGCTTTACGGTATCGCCCCTATGATTGTGGCTTCATTAGTATCAACGGCGGGCGCTGTGGTTATTGGTGTGCCTATCGGTGTTCTAACCGCTATTTTTATCGCAGAAGTTGCACCTAAACGTTTAGCCGATCTTATTCGTCCTATGATTGAGCTACTGGCAGGTATTCCTTCTGTTGTTTACGGTTTCTTCGGCCTTGTTATTATCGTTCCACTTATTCAAGACTGGTTCAACGTTCCAGCAGGTAATACGATTTTAGCCGGTATTATTGTTCTGGCAGTGATGATCCTACCAACGGTAATTACTGTATCAGAAACCTCTATTCGTGCTGTACCACGCGCCTATAAAGAAGGGTCATTAGCGTTAGGTGCATCATCGATGTTTACGATTTTTAAATTACTCGTCCCAGCTGCTCGCTCAGGCATCATGACAGGTGTGATTTTAGGTGTTGCACGTGCATTAGGTGAAACGATGGCAATCATTATGGTAATGGGTAACTCCCCTGCTATGCCTGAAGGTTTACTTGAATCAGCGCGTACGTTAACCGCTAACATCGCTATCGAAATGTCTTACGCAACAGGTATCCACGCAAGTGCACTTTACGCTACCGGTATTGTATTGCTGGTATTCATCATGCTGCTAAATGGTGCGCTTCTATTCTTAAACCGTGAGCGTGCGAGGTAA